The window AGCATACCATGCTTATTATATGCATATTATTTACAGGAATTTTTTTAATTGTACATATATTATAAATTATAAAACTTAGTAGAGCTCTTTCAAAAGATATGCTTGGTATCGTAAGCAATGAATATACTATGCTTAAAAACGCTAAAATGACCTGTTTGGCAAAGTATCCAAAAGGAATTGTTTTTAGAAAAAATCGCCATGTAAATATTATTAGTACAAGATGTAATCCTGATCTTGCTAAATAATGATTGATTCCCCAATAAGTCATATTTTGTTTGATTTTATCTATATGCTCATTTTCTGATTTTATTCCTAGAAATATATACTCAAAAAGATTTTTGGTATTAAATTTAAATTTATTTGATAATTTTTTTAATATTTTATTTCTTATTACAATAATTTTAAGCCATATTAATGTTATATATTTAATATTTTTTTTAGTACAATTTTGAAATTTAATTTTATTTAAAAATAAATTTGGTAATGATTTTTTGCTTATTAAAAACTTTGAACTTTTATTATTCTTAATTTTTATATTATCTATTTCTAAATATTGTCCAATATGAAAATTTTTTATATCCAATAGGGCAAGATGCATCCTTAGAATATAATCAGTTTTTATTTTTTGATTATCGATTTTTATTGAATCTAAAACGATTGATATTTTGTTTTTAAAGTAACTATGGGAGGTTTTCTCAATTG of the Candidatus Babela massiliensis genome contains:
- a CDS encoding ComEC/Rec2 family competence protein yields the protein MYLKDLLLKIQPFTIILFNLILGILSYNLNILNAGQLTLISISILIISLIALFKNTQKNLKIFLIILFSILTFFLGYSRAFLVKQKYQNLIDSISNKPIKIRGWVSSIEKTSHSYFKNKISIVLDSIKIDNQKIKTDYILRMHLALLDIKNFHIGQYLEIDNIKIKNNKSSKFLISKKSLPNLFLNKIKFQNCTKKNIKYITLIWLKIIVIRNKILKKLSNKFKFNTKNLFEYIFLGIKSENEHIDKIKQNMTYWGINHYLARSGLHLVLIIFTWRFFLKTIPFGYFAKQVILAFLSIVYSLLTIPSISFERALLSFIIYNICTIKKIPVNNMHIISMVCFITLFFNPYKLFLLDFQLSFCLTFALIVLREISIIKAISQKK